The following proteins come from a genomic window of Rutidosis leptorrhynchoides isolate AG116_Rl617_1_P2 chromosome 10, CSIRO_AGI_Rlap_v1, whole genome shotgun sequence:
- the LOC139871081 gene encoding uncharacterized protein: MNEAETAFQEMKKLLKTLPTLMAPIEGEILYLYISVENEAFGSRVMFGISTSYHKALTGSEINYAPIEKFVYALILTSQRLRRYFQGHPIHVLTNMPIKQVLTKPEISGRLAMWAVELGAYEISYLPRDAVNGQVLADYLAKMSGEMEVINERTELKSVQGETWDLFTDGASCVEGASAGLVLTTTGGEEHTYALRFNFDVTNNEAEYEALLAGLNIANKMYITKLCAFTDSQLVANQVNGSFEAHELSMQKYLRLLQALAMRFEHFELAQVPKSQNKKVDALSKLAALTFSHFQKQVWVEELPSKSIDNDVMVAFVKEEQPN, translated from the exons ATGAACGAGGCTGAAACCGCGTTCCAGGAAATGAAGAAATTGTTAAAAACTTTGCCTACATTAATGGCACCAATAGAAGGCGAAATCCTTTACCTCTACATATCAGTGGAAAATGAAGCTTTTGGCTCA agagTTATGTTTGGTATATCCACATCGTATCACAAAGCTCTTACGGGTAGTGAAATAAACTATGCTCCCATTGAAAAGTTCGTGTACGCGCTTATATTAACATCGCAAAGATTGCGgcgatattttcaagggcatccaaTTCATGTGCTAACTAACATGCCAATAAAGCAAGTTTTAACAAAACCAGAAATATCTGGTAGACTCGCGATGTGGGCAGTGGAATTGGGTGCTTATGAAATCTCATATCTTCCGCGCGACGCTGTAAATGGGCAAGTTTTAGCTGATTATCTCGCGAAAATGTCCGGTGAGATGGAAGTAATTAATGAGCGAACAGAGTTAAAGTCAGTGCAAGGCGAGACatgggatttatttactgatggagCCTCATGCGTAGAGGGTGCTAGTGCGGGTCTAGTGTTAACGACCACAGGTGGTGAGGAGCATACATACGCGCTACGTTTCAATTTTGATGTAACAAATAATGAAGCTGAATATGAAGCACTACTTGCTGGTTTGAATATCGCGAATAAAATGTATATCACAAAATTGTGCGCTTTCACAGATTCGCAACTAGTGGCAAATCAGGTCAATGGCTCTTTCGAAGCGCATGAACTCTCAATGCAAAAATATTTGAGGTTATTGCAAGCATTGGCTATGCGGTTTGAGCATTTTGAATTAGCACAGGTACCGAAAAGTCAAAATAAGAAAGTGGACGCGTTGAGTAAGTTGGCTGCGTTAACATTCTCACATTTTCAAAAGCAAGTTTGGGTTGAGGAGTTACCAAGCAAGTCAATTGATAATGATGTAATGGTTGCGTTTGTTAAAGAAGAACAACCAAATTAG